A genome region from Carassius carassius chromosome 23, fCarCar2.1, whole genome shotgun sequence includes the following:
- the LOC132101369 gene encoding U1 small nuclear ribonucleoprotein A-like, protein MASQEMRLNHTIYINNLNEKIKKDELKKSLYAIFSQFGQILDILVSPTLKMRGQAFVIFKEINSASSALRSMQGFPFYDKPMRIQYSKQDSDIIAKMKGTYVERDRKKEKKKPKAPEAGAGKKASAATAAMAGVPAAMPGMPPMSQNPRMMPMPGQPPYMPPPGMMPPPGMAPGQMPPGAMPPGQMMPGQMPGQMPQQVSENPPNHILFLTNLPEETNELMLSMLFNQFPGFKEVRLVPGRHDIAFVEFDNEVQAGAAREALQGFKITQSNAMKISFAKK, encoded by the exons ATGGCGAGCCAGGAGATGCGGTTAAATCACACGATTTACATCaacaatttaaatgaaaagaTCAAAAAAGATG AGCTAAAGAAGTCGTTGTATGCCATATTCTCCCAGTTTGGACAAATTCTGGACATCCTTGTTTCTCCTACACTGAAAATGAGGGGTCAGGCCTTTGTGATCTTTAAAGAGATCAACAGCGCTTCCAGTGCACTCCGCTCTATGCAAGGATTTCCATTTTATGATAAACCTATG CGTATTCAGTATTCAAAGCAGGACTCTGACATCATTGCAAAAATGAAGGGCACATATGTGGAGCGAGACCgtaagaaagagaagaaaaagcctAAAGCTCCTGAAGCAGGTGCTGGGAAGAAGGCTTCTGCTGCCACCGCTGCTATGGCCGGAGTACCTGCAGCCATGCCG GGAATGCCACCCATGAGCCAAAACCCTCGCATGATGCCAATGCCTGGTCAGCCTCCCTACATGCCTCCGCCGGGTATGATGCCTCCTCCTGGCATGGCCCCTGGGCAGATGCCTCCTGGGGCGATGCCTCCAGGTCAGATGATGCCGGGACAAATGCCTGGCCAGATGCCACAGCAG GTGTCAGAGAACCCGCCCAACCATATCCTGTTTCTCACCAATCTCCCAGAGGAGACGAACGAGCTCATGCTGTCTATGCTGTTCAACCA GTTTCCCGGATTCAAAGAAGTCCGTCTCGTCCCGGGGCGTCACGACATAGCCTTTGTGGAGTTTGATAATGAGGTGCAGGCGGGTGCAGCCAGAGAAGCTTTGCAAGGCTTTAAGATCACACAGAGCAATGCAATGAAAATCTCATTTGCAAAGAAATAA
- the actmap gene encoding actin maturation protease yields MWFYWTLHCNVYIHVLHHHSTLTSCLLFSFISLICFLLSWSSMSVENVAAPPPPPPPPPSLARSLSSKKKLYQALAEGRAPVEGDHEEASVILGQRESSFRKDLQWLLFNKYVPSLIQDGPQCGLVALWMATHLLQPPKTVVLETLVQMAKDNGFTEQGEMFSACDMAKLAEEVCGCRVQRLSGGMMGENIAVILKHLTGGQPVLIPYDEDFNHEPCLRSGHKAHWAVVSGVLLGLRQGCVDSRLFPPDLTLPWLHLSQNESPVSWPTDDVKEVFVLAKQGKSLRYQLWKYELVTQSNSQLKEMDPQRASDGTRYVLPPGGVQDGLAGQVLLLHTNTQKN; encoded by the exons ATGTGGTTTTATTGGACATTACATTGTAACGTATATATACACGTCTTACACCATCACAGTACTCTTACATCTTGtctattgttttcatttatttctctCATTTGTTTTCTACTTAGTTGGAGCAGCATGTCTGTGGAGAATGTGGCAGcacctcctccacctccacctccacctccatCACTGGCTCGCTCATTGTCAAGCAAGAAGAAGCTTTACCAGGCTCTAGCAGAGGGAAGGGCCCCTGTAGAAGGGGACCATGAGGAGGCCAGCGTTATTCTAGGACAGAGAGAAAGCAG TTTTAGGAAGGATCTGCAGTGGTTGCTGTTCAATAAGTATGTGCCTTCACTTATTCAAGATGGTCCACA ATGTGGTCTTGTGGCCTTATGGATGGCGACTCATCTTCTGCAGCCTCCTAAGACAGTGGTGCTAGAGACACTGGTCCAGATGGCGAAAGACAACGGCTTCACTGAACAAGGAGAAATGTTTTCTG CATGTGACATGGCCAAGCTGGCGGAGGAAGTGTGTGGGTGCAGAGTTCAGAGGTTATCAGGAGGCATGATGGGAGAAAACATTGCTGTCATTCTTAAACACCTCACTGGCGGGCAACCTGTTCTTATACC ATATGATGAGGATTTTAATCATGAGCCCTGTTTACGCAGTGGCCACAAAGCCCACTGGGCAGTCGTCTCAG GTGTATTATTAGGGTTAAGGCAGGGGTGTGTGGACAGCAGACTCTTCCCCCCTGACCTCACACTTCCCTGGTTGCATCTCTCTCAGAACGAGTCTCCTGTCTCATGGCCGACCGATGACGTTAAAGAGGTGTTTGTTCTGGCAAAGCAGGGGAAGAGTCTACGCTACCAGCTGTGGAAGTATGAGCTGGTAACACAGAGCAACAGTCAACTCAAGGAGATGGACCCTCAGAGAGCCAGCGATGGGACGAGGTACGTACTTCCTCCTGGTGGCGTACAGGACGGTCTAGCGGGACAAGTGCTGCTTCTCCACACTAACACGCAGAAGAACTGA